A region of Reichenbachiella carrageenanivorans DNA encodes the following proteins:
- a CDS encoding CBM96 family carbohydrate-binding protein, with protein MKTITTTMVALIASLTFALAQSGSPYEIVRLNNSQPIITQQMFTDVGATVEGENINGPSLIRIPSWIAPANRAHTTAQYYLYFAHHSDDYIRMAWAANIEGPWHLYQTGTGVAIGDRGVLDHGGSYIYLDNDISIEDNHLASPDVHVDDVNQQIIMYFHTGSSTFVDGVEVNKQLTYVSTSPYGLEFYDNIEPVFLGSSYFRVFEYDGEIYALDNGAKIYRALDASDPWAPPVGFDFTDGLWDISPNHPFQEDILNIDGLSSSVLRVRHTGVRVVGDELQIFYSRRGEEGERIQMSTIDMSADDWEDWDSSYPPIELMAANPGWEGGQYELLNSETSNAPENVNQMRDPDVFEDTDGKLYLVYTGQGEDALGIARLYEAPTPNLTLTPIMDAHVKGGSSSNVNYGTAVELEVKQNNDEDFFRKIYMKFDLSSVTAVEHAVVRLYTNSTASRPVTVYETDNTWTESGVTWSNAPAIGEAITTTQIGSSNQYYEWNISEYAQSKVGDSVSLVFYMESINNSTMKFSSSEGANTPQLELVTVAASVPDAPTGLSAFVIGSDEIELSWTDNSFNENGYKLERKVGAGAYTQIADLGSNTTSYNDNSLSSATAYTYRVRAYNATGNSSYSNVISATTLSTTTTYTYNPDDDAYIRGGSSAGINYGSDAELVIKQGSNASFFRKSLLKFDLSSESLSSVTQATLRIYATSAQSIDIAAYELGDSWSESSVTWNSAPSDGTSIDTVTLSVDDVYYELDVTDYVVAQLAGDEVISFGLWDLNADNKTVEFNSKEAGSNIPELVIETSAGSRTASGSTAALNDPNTLAISIYPNPLNQGVLSIDLPHTDGMVDIVISDLQGKKIYHNQVENQGSIKIDTNTWLTKGLYVIAIKIEGVTTQSKLIVR; from the coding sequence GAAAACAATTACTACTACGATGGTGGCGCTCATTGCGTCACTCACTTTTGCACTGGCCCAATCTGGCTCTCCCTATGAGATCGTCAGGTTAAACAACAGTCAACCGATTATCACACAGCAAATGTTTACAGATGTGGGAGCTACAGTTGAGGGGGAAAATATAAACGGCCCATCCCTCATCCGTATACCTAGCTGGATTGCTCCAGCCAATCGCGCGCACACTACGGCACAGTACTACTTATATTTCGCACATCATTCGGACGACTATATACGTATGGCTTGGGCCGCCAATATCGAAGGTCCTTGGCACCTTTATCAAACAGGTACAGGTGTAGCCATTGGCGACAGAGGTGTGCTAGACCACGGGGGTAGCTATATCTACTTAGACAATGACATCTCTATCGAAGACAATCACTTGGCCTCGCCAGATGTCCATGTAGATGACGTGAACCAACAAATCATCATGTATTTCCATACTGGATCTTCCACTTTCGTAGATGGTGTAGAAGTAAACAAGCAACTAACCTATGTCTCTACTTCGCCTTATGGGTTGGAGTTTTATGACAACATAGAACCTGTATTTCTTGGCAGCTCTTATTTCAGAGTGTTTGAGTACGATGGCGAAATATATGCCTTAGACAATGGTGCTAAAATATACAGAGCGCTAGATGCATCCGATCCATGGGCACCGCCTGTAGGGTTTGATTTTACTGATGGACTTTGGGACATAAGCCCCAACCATCCTTTTCAAGAAGACATTCTAAACATTGATGGGTTGTCGTCTAGTGTGCTACGTGTCAGGCATACGGGCGTCAGGGTAGTGGGTGACGAACTACAGATATTTTATTCGCGTAGAGGAGAAGAAGGCGAAAGAATACAAATGTCTACGATCGACATGAGTGCTGATGATTGGGAAGACTGGGATTCTTCGTACCCTCCGATCGAACTCATGGCAGCTAACCCTGGCTGGGAAGGCGGTCAGTATGAGTTGCTCAACTCTGAAACCTCCAACGCACCAGAAAATGTGAATCAAATGCGAGATCCTGATGTATTTGAAGATACAGATGGCAAATTATACCTCGTATATACAGGCCAAGGTGAAGATGCCCTCGGCATCGCTCGACTATACGAAGCTCCTACACCTAATCTAACGCTGACTCCGATTATGGATGCACATGTGAAAGGTGGCTCCTCTAGCAATGTGAACTATGGAACAGCTGTAGAATTAGAAGTCAAACAAAATAATGATGAAGATTTCTTTAGAAAAATCTACATGAAGTTTGATTTGAGCAGTGTAACTGCTGTAGAGCATGCTGTGGTAAGGCTATATACCAACTCTACAGCCTCTCGACCCGTCACGGTCTACGAAACCGACAACACCTGGACAGAATCTGGAGTCACATGGAGCAATGCTCCTGCTATCGGAGAAGCTATCACTACTACTCAGATAGGAAGCAGCAATCAGTACTACGAATGGAACATATCTGAGTATGCTCAAAGCAAGGTGGGCGATAGCGTAAGTCTGGTATTCTATATGGAGTCTATAAACAATTCTACTATGAAATTCAGTAGCAGTGAAGGAGCCAATACTCCACAACTGGAATTGGTAACAGTAGCAGCTTCAGTACCCGATGCACCTACTGGCCTTAGTGCCTTTGTGATTGGATCCGACGAAATCGAATTGAGCTGGACTGACAATTCATTCAATGAAAATGGCTATAAACTAGAAAGAAAAGTAGGTGCGGGTGCTTATACTCAAATAGCAGACCTAGGAAGCAATACCACCTCCTACAATGACAATAGCCTGTCCAGCGCTACTGCATATACCTACAGAGTACGTGCATATAATGCTACTGGCAATTCTAGCTATTCGAATGTAATCTCGGCAACTACTTTGAGTACTACTACGACCTATACTTATAACCCAGACGACGATGCATACATCAGAGGCGGATCTAGTGCGGGTATAAACTATGGATCGGATGCAGAATTGGTTATCAAGCAAGGAAGCAACGCAAGCTTTTTCCGCAAGAGTTTACTCAAGTTTGATTTGAGCAGTGAATCTTTAAGTAGCGTCACACAGGCCACCTTAAGAATATATGCCACCAGTGCGCAATCCATAGATATCGCAGCCTATGAACTTGGCGACAGCTGGTCAGAATCTTCCGTAACTTGGAATAGCGCACCGTCTGACGGCACAAGTATTGATACCGTTACCCTTTCTGTTGATGATGTGTACTACGAGCTAGATGTAACGGATTATGTAGTGGCACAATTGGCTGGAGACGAAGTGATTTCATTTGGACTATGGGACTTGAATGCAGACAACAAAACAGTGGAGTTCAACAGTAAAGAAGCAGGGAGCAATATTCCCGAGCTGGTCATTGAAACAAGTGCTGGGTCAAGAACAGCTTCTGGTTCTACAGCTGCGCTGAACGATCCAAACACGCTCGCCATCAGCATCTACCCTAACCCTTTGAATCAAGGGGTACTATCTATAGACCTACCACATACTGATGGGATGGTTGACATTGTTATTAGTGATTTGCAAGGCAAAAAAATCTATCACAATCAAGTAGAAAATCAAGGTTCTATTAAAATAGATACGAATACCTGGTTGACCAAAGGATTGTATGTGATTGCCATTAAAATCGAAGGCGTTACCACACAATCTAAGTTGATTGTCCGCTAA
- a CDS encoding CBM96 family carbohydrate-binding protein, with amino-acid sequence MKKISTMIMVLLASASMTLAQTTSPYEVIRLNNNQPIITQQMFTDLGAETEGENINGPSIIRVPDWIDPANRAHPTANYYVYFAHHSDDYVRMAWAANIEGPYHLYQTGAGVPVGDRGVLDHGGKFIDLDNGISIEDNHLASPDVHVDNVNQRIIMYFHTGSSTFVNGIELNDQVTYVSYSPYGLEFYDNIQPVFLGSSYFRVFEYDGEMYALDNGAKFYQALDPADPWTAPDGWDYTNSLWDIRTDHPFQDDILNIDGLSSADLRVRHTGVRVVGDELQVFYTRRGEINERVQMSTVDMSAGDWTTWDTSYPPIEIMASNPGWEGGEHEKLNSETSDAPEDVNQLRDPDVFEDTDGKVYMVYAGEGENALGIVRLYETPTPNQTLTATMDAHVRAGTNADAMYGTEAEMEVKNTPSVTSNIRQVFIKFDLSSVDAVEHAAVKLYTNSTKSLPVTAYATDNSWDESTITWNTAPAVGEAITTTQVGEANAYYSWNISEYAKSKVGGEISLVIYLPAEDGITLKLSSKEGANAPQLELVTTTAAVPADPSGLSAYATSDEAIQLSWTDNANNETGYKVERKEGAGSFAEIADLGANVSHYLDAGLPSETAYTYRVIAYNATGNSSYSSAVAASTLKTVVSLTYAPSDDAFVKGGASADTNFGTDAEIEIKLGENPDFFRKGLVKFDLTEEDLGNNIEKATLRLYALNSASLDLSFYGLEDNWDETTVTWNNVPTEGDLINVISLAGRFVYYEVDVTDYVMDQLGIDSLISIGFGDLAATNVTMGLNAKEAGTNMPELVLIAGDPLVPADPTTLSAHVASDTEIQLSWADNTNNELGYKIERKEGSGSFVELADLDPNTTQYADLSLTSSTEYTYRVVAYNNTGNSSYTSEVSATTLTSGASVPADPTVLAAAVVSATEITLTWTDNAIDEDGYKVERKEGEGDFTVITTLAADVVSFDDTGLSSETEYTYRVVAFNTTGDSNYSNESAATTLEPVPATPTVLSAPVVIDNEVELTWTDNANNETGYKIERKEGGGAFAEIVDLGPDASEYTDAGLTSETAYTYRVIAYNGTGNSNYSNEVTATTLAAIVRVTLNPDADTFIKGGTNSALNFGTDAVLELKQGGNTDFFRKIMIKFDLSDATYSDVASATLRIYASKAGPMTMTAYELDDNWAESTVTWDTAPSDGNFITNTAVEAEEVYYELDVTDYVAAQLAGDGVVSIGLWDLAAGNETIEFNSKEAKSNLPELLIVPLEGEGEGEGEGEGEGEGEGEGEGEGEGEGEGEVTAIGDPNQQAISIYPNPLTHGILSIDLPQAKGMVDIAITDLQGKMIYQNQLQNQGTIQLNTSAWLTKGLYIISIKTDKATSQSKLIVR; translated from the coding sequence ATGAAGAAAATTTCTACCATGATCATGGTGCTCTTAGCATCGGCCAGCATGACACTGGCGCAAACGACCTCTCCCTATGAGGTCATCCGATTAAATAACAACCAACCGATCATTACACAGCAGATGTTTACTGATCTGGGCGCGGAAACTGAGGGAGAAAACATCAATGGCCCATCTATTATACGTGTACCTGACTGGATAGACCCAGCCAATCGCGCGCACCCTACCGCCAATTACTATGTATACTTTGCCCATCACTCCGACGACTATGTGCGTATGGCATGGGCTGCCAATATAGAGGGCCCTTATCACTTGTACCAGACAGGTGCAGGCGTGCCCGTGGGTGATAGAGGCGTGCTCGACCATGGAGGCAAATTCATCGATCTAGACAACGGCATCTCTATCGAAGACAATCACTTGGCCTCACCAGATGTACATGTGGATAACGTAAACCAACGTATCATCATGTATTTCCACACGGGCTCTTCCACTTTTGTAAATGGTATAGAGCTAAACGATCAGGTAACCTATGTCTCTTACTCTCCTTATGGACTAGAGTTTTATGACAATATACAGCCCGTATTTCTTGGGAGTTCTTACTTCAGAGTATTCGAATACGACGGTGAAATGTATGCCCTAGACAATGGCGCTAAGTTTTACCAAGCACTGGATCCAGCCGATCCTTGGACTGCTCCTGATGGGTGGGATTATACCAATAGCCTTTGGGATATCAGAACCGATCACCCTTTCCAAGACGACATTCTAAATATTGATGGGTTATCATCTGCTGATCTACGAGTAAGACACACAGGTGTGAGAGTAGTAGGCGACGAACTACAAGTATTCTATACCCGACGAGGCGAGATCAACGAAAGAGTACAAATGTCGACTGTAGACATGAGTGCAGGTGATTGGACCACATGGGACACTTCTTATCCTCCTATCGAAATCATGGCATCGAATCCAGGATGGGAAGGCGGAGAGCACGAAAAGCTCAACTCTGAAACTTCTGATGCACCAGAGGATGTAAACCAACTGCGTGATCCAGATGTATTTGAAGACACAGATGGCAAAGTATATATGGTCTATGCTGGTGAGGGAGAAAATGCCCTAGGTATCGTTCGACTATACGAAACACCTACCCCTAATCAGACACTGACCGCTACGATGGATGCGCATGTGAGAGCTGGAACTAATGCCGACGCCATGTATGGAACGGAAGCAGAAATGGAAGTCAAAAATACGCCAAGTGTTACGAGTAATATCAGACAGGTATTCATAAAGTTTGACTTGAGCAGTGTAGATGCCGTAGAGCATGCTGCAGTCAAATTATACACCAATTCTACAAAATCACTACCTGTCACTGCCTATGCCACTGACAACAGCTGGGACGAAAGTACTATCACTTGGAATACGGCACCAGCAGTAGGCGAAGCCATCACGACTACCCAAGTAGGTGAAGCCAATGCCTACTATTCATGGAACATTTCAGAATATGCAAAAAGTAAAGTAGGCGGTGAGATCAGCCTTGTGATTTATCTCCCTGCTGAAGATGGTATTACACTAAAACTGAGCAGTAAAGAGGGTGCTAATGCACCACAGTTGGAATTAGTAACTACTACCGCGGCTGTACCTGCAGACCCAAGTGGATTGAGCGCCTATGCTACTTCTGATGAGGCCATTCAGCTGAGCTGGACAGACAATGCCAACAACGAAACTGGCTATAAAGTAGAAAGAAAAGAAGGTGCAGGTTCGTTTGCAGAGATTGCAGATCTAGGGGCCAATGTATCTCACTACCTCGACGCTGGTCTACCTAGCGAAACGGCTTATACCTACAGAGTAATTGCTTACAATGCAACTGGCAACTCTAGTTATTCAAGCGCAGTAGCTGCTAGCACCTTGAAAACTGTGGTGAGTTTGACTTACGCACCTTCTGACGACGCCTTTGTCAAAGGAGGTGCAAGTGCAGATACAAACTTTGGCACAGATGCAGAGATAGAAATCAAGCTGGGAGAAAATCCAGATTTTTTCCGAAAAGGTCTAGTCAAATTTGATTTGACAGAAGAGGATTTAGGCAATAATATTGAAAAGGCCACTTTAAGGCTATATGCACTCAATTCTGCATCATTGGATCTTTCTTTTTATGGTCTTGAAGATAACTGGGACGAGACTACCGTCACTTGGAACAACGTACCCACAGAAGGTGATCTCATCAACGTAATATCACTCGCTGGCAGGTTTGTATACTACGAAGTAGACGTGACCGATTATGTCATGGATCAATTAGGCATAGACAGTTTAATTTCTATTGGATTTGGGGATCTAGCGGCCACCAACGTTACTATGGGATTGAACGCTAAAGAAGCAGGAACGAACATGCCTGAATTGGTACTTATCGCTGGTGACCCATTAGTCCCCGCAGACCCTACCACACTCAGTGCACATGTAGCATCAGATACTGAGATACAGTTGAGTTGGGCAGACAATACCAACAACGAATTAGGTTACAAAATAGAGAGAAAAGAAGGAAGTGGCTCTTTTGTAGAATTAGCTGATTTAGACCCTAATACAACTCAGTATGCAGATCTATCGCTGACCAGCAGTACTGAATATACCTATAGAGTGGTCGCTTACAACAATACGGGCAACTCTAGTTACACTAGCGAAGTAAGTGCCACTACACTCACCTCTGGTGCCTCAGTACCTGCAGATCCTACTGTACTAGCTGCAGCAGTAGTAAGCGCTACTGAAATAACATTGACATGGACAGACAATGCCATTGATGAAGACGGTTACAAAGTAGAAAGAAAAGAAGGGGAAGGAGACTTTACCGTAATCACTACTCTGGCGGCTGATGTGGTGTCATTCGACGACACAGGACTGAGTAGCGAAACCGAATACACCTACCGGGTAGTTGCCTTCAATACTACTGGCGACTCTAACTACTCGAATGAAAGTGCTGCAACCACTTTGGAGCCAGTACCTGCAACACCTACAGTACTCAGTGCACCTGTGGTCATAGACAATGAAGTAGAGCTAACCTGGACAGACAATGCCAACAACGAAACGGGCTATAAAATAGAAAGAAAAGAAGGGGGAGGAGCATTTGCTGAAATAGTAGATCTAGGCCCCGATGCTTCTGAATACACTGATGCTGGTTTGACTAGTGAAACGGCTTATACCTACCGGGTGATCGCCTACAATGGCACAGGAAACTCTAACTACTCCAATGAAGTAACTGCGACTACACTAGCCGCCATTGTTAGAGTTACTTTAAACCCTGATGCGGACACCTTTATCAAAGGTGGCACCAATTCAGCTTTAAACTTTGGCACTGATGCTGTTCTTGAACTGAAACAAGGAGGTAATACAGATTTTTTCCGCAAGATCATGATCAAATTTGACCTGAGCGATGCCACCTATAGCGATGTAGCATCAGCTACGCTTAGGATATATGCCTCCAAAGCAGGTCCGATGACCATGACTGCTTATGAACTGGACGACAACTGGGCAGAATCTACAGTAACCTGGGACACTGCTCCTTCTGACGGAAATTTCATCACCAATACTGCCGTAGAGGCTGAGGAGGTCTACTACGAACTAGATGTAACAGACTATGTGGCGGCACAATTGGCTGGTGACGGTGTAGTTTCAATTGGCCTTTGGGATCTAGCTGCTGGCAACGAAACCATAGAATTCAACAGTAAAGAAGCTAAAAGCAATCTGCCTGAGCTATTGATCGTGCCTCTAGAAGGTGAAGGTGAAGGCGAAGGTGAAGGTGAAGGCGAAGGTGAAGGTGAAGGCGAAGGTGAAGGTGAAGGCGAAGGTGAAGGTGAAGGCGAAGTCACTGCTATCGGAGACCCAAACCAACAAGCCATTTCCATCTACCCTAATCCATTGACTCATGGTATACTATCGATTGATTTGCCTCAAGCAAAAGGCATGGTAGATATCGCAATTACCGATTTGCAAGGCAAAATGATTTATCAAAACCAATTGCAAAATCAAGGTACAATCCAACTAAATACAAGTGCTTGGTTGACTAAGGGATTGTATATCATTTCAATTAAGACAGATAAAGCTACCTCACAATCAAAATTGATCGTGCGGTAA